The genome window TGAGGGAATTATAAGAAAGGTTAATAGTAGAGCCTTATTTATAGAAAAAATAATGAAATATGATCAAACTCTGGATAGGGGTGCAAAAACTAGAGAGTAAGTAAATGCTGTGCGGCAGGAAATTAATAAAGATGGAAGAAATTTACTAACAAATTTATAAATGAGATAAAGGCTAAAGTGACAGACTTTGATAAAAAAGATTGGAAAAGATTGAAATCCTTGCAGTCGAGTAAGAGAGCTAGATTGTTCTGACTCCCTCCTCTAAAAACCTCGGCGTGTGAATTTCCCCACACTGGGCTCAAGCTTCTCAATAGCCAAAGTGTTTACCGGGCAATTTGCTTGAATCATAGTAAGGTAAGGGCTCCGATATGATAGCTTTGCCTCTTCTTTTATTATTCTCTCGATCTTGAAAGTATAGCTTACATCGGGATTGTAAGGATCTACATTAGCTATTATTTTAATATGCCGTTTGGTTGGAATATGAGAAATTTTGATAAGATTTATATATTCTTTAGTTTTCTAAGCGTTGATAGTTTCGGCAGAAAATACCCGGTTATCCAATCCTTTCCTGCGGAAATAGCTTTTGGTACGCTATTTAGCAGATTTTCTCGGATGCCTTAAATGTATCCATTTCCATAACATTTTGGAAACTATGGAGTCTACATATGAAAAGATCTTCTTAGCAGCTAATGACTTATAATAGTTCGCCCACCCTAACAATTTTAGGTTAAGCATTTGTATTATGTCTTTAGTTGCGTCTGTGATTGCAAAGTCATCAGCATAAGTTATCATATGCACTTTGTCCATGGGTGCGTTATTTAGCAACCACTTAT of Candidatus Jidaibacter acanthamoeba contains these proteins:
- a CDS encoding group II intron maturase-specific domain-containing protein, with product MLSLWQKDPAEYIFEVDIKSCFDNISHKWLLNNAPMDKVHMITYADDFAITDATKDIIQMLNLKLLGWANYYKSLAAKKIFSYVDSIVSKMLWKWIHLRHPRKSAK